GTAAGGCTGTAACTATATCTAACTGAAACATGCTAGTTCGGTTAAACTAAAAAGTGGAAGTGGGGCATTCTAGGGTCACTGCtttcatattttacaaagttaacaGTATCACTCACATACCAGTAAAGGGTATTTGCTTTGTAGAGTTGTCATTTATGATCTCTGCCTCTCTAACAGTTGTAAAGACTGCGAAGTCTCTCTTTGCTGAGAACCTCAAATACCAAAGGATGACTACCTAGGAATAAATATAGCTTAAATGAAATACAGACTGCATTATATTCCAAAAGTAACTCTATAGCTTAAATGAAATACTTTTTTTCTCTGCCACAGGTTAAATTATAGCATCTTGAACAAATAGGTTGAATCAGTAGAATCACACCAAATAATCATTCAATGAATCTTTCAGCGTGAGAAAACCAGAGGAAGATGCAAAATTTAAGTTCCCTGCCCCCTTCCCAAAAAAAAAGTAACTCTATACAGACtgttttctttacaaacaatattcCAAAAGTTAAAATATCTGGCCCCAGAATAGCACCATTAAACAAGACCCCAGTGTTTCAGTGAAGGCATTTATCCCCACAGAAATTAACAAATAGGTAGTCATATAGAAATgtgtaactaaaaaaaaaaaaaaaaggaaactaaAACATCCAAGTTCTAACTTCTAACCAAAAAGGCACCATGCATTTAAAAACTATCTTCTGTTACACCCTTGTTTTTCTTATGGTCAAACGGGTAGCAGACTAATGATGAAAAATATAAACACGTTAACTGCAATAATTACATTCACACGATAACAAAATGAAATACAGGAGAaaccattttctttaagtcaATAAGGACTATGCATTATGCATATAGCAATTCAAAGAACTAAAACGCAAGGTTGTCACCTTTTTcttcttgtttcttcttcttttttctgggAACAAAGTTTCCATTATTTTTGGCGATACAAACTTTGTCTTGGCATATTGTATCCGCTGCACCAAATTAATCATACAGTGAATCAAACCTAAGAATCATTACAACTAAAACTGCATATAAATTAAGCCCGGAAAAAGAAATTGATTACAATCAAAAGTGATGCCTAGAATAAAGTAAGTTTGGTTCAAGTTGTAAATGGTGTTATTGATGAGTAGCAAAAGTCTTCCATGGTTGCAGAAGGAACAATAGACCTAATTTAcataggaaaaataaaatggctcctaaaattttgataaattgaattcaaTCTTTAAAAGGAGACCCACTTCTCAACAACTCTGGAAATGCCCAGTGGTTGTTCACCCAGCTTTTGTGAACATTTAACATAGGGAGTTCTGCAATCTAATGAAAAAGCTACTTCGTTTTGAACCTAGAAAAAAAATTCAACCTTTTTCAATTACAAATATTCAGTAAAATAAGATGGCAACCTTGAAAAGGAAAATGAAACCTGAAAATTTCAATTTATCAACCTTGTTTTTGGATCATGTAGATAATGTATAACTTCTTGAATGAATACGACTATAAGCCATTGGTTTACTTCTCTATtcgagagaaagaaaaaaaaacttaccaTCAAAACAAGCAAGGCCTTACTGAGCACCAGGCGATTCCAGTGATAGGTTGGAATCGCTTAGGAGTGGTAAACAAAGTCTGGGTCTTAGGCCTTCAAGTTGATTTGCTTCCTTTTAGGTTGATTTGAGCGTGAGATTGTTGATggctaaggaaaaaaaaaagtgaaaccgTTGAAAATTTTCAGCGTAAGGGTGTTTTCGGAAGCGAAAAGAAGGTCATTCGGCGGAGAGGTTGGAATAGCCAATTCGGCACCTCCTCCCCTGAATGGCTATTCAACGATTTTCGGAATGAAGCTGTAATTGCCATTCGGCGTTTTAAGCTTTCCAACGAACCAAACCTCTGCTTTACTGTAGAAATTGGAACGTCTTGTAATGGCAAAGCCATTACATTGAACCAAACGAAGCGTTAATCTTTTTTCAACTTCCATTATTTATAATTATgataatgaaaaaaaagagagacaATAACATTCTAAAACAAACTAAAAGCCAAAAGAAAACCATGAATAATTTTCGTAAAAATATTATGTTGTTCATGCTTATTCAAGTAATAACTATAATTTCATCTAGTTCTGAACCTAACAAACTTCATACTGTGGTTTAAGACATGTCACATACATGTCATCAATGGGCTAAGCAAAGATCAAACACTGTTAATTCATTGCAAGTCTAAGGACGACCGTTTGGGCGTTCATAATCTCACTGTTGGCGTCAAGTTTACCTGGAAATTCAGACCGAGGATCATCAAGGGAACTCTTTTTTGGTGTTACTTGGCTTCCCTCAACCATCACGCTTCGTTCAAAGGTGTTTTGGGATGACGATAAATTGTATTATTTGTGTGATTATAAAAATTACTTTTATACGGTTAGGGtaatctacaaaaatagtcacttttgtttgtctcaggttatattttagtcatttatatttaaaatattacattttagtcacttatgttattattttgttacgaagtgatcactcttctGTTAAGTTTCGTTATCTCCTTAACGGTAATCCTACATGGCAGTCCAATtagattttaagtgccaacttgAATTTCCTAATGGAATGAGAatagattttttattaaataaatttaattaattaaaaattttaaaccctaaatcttagTTAAAAAACCATTCATCTCCCCCTTTTTTTAGTTTCCTTTTTCAATTGACTAAAAAAGCTATTATCATCAAAAAATTTTATTCacatataaaaacaaaagaggatTCAATGGAGGGTCCAGGATGTCTTCTTCACCGGAAAATTTATGTTCTAAGACTTAAAATGAAGTGATTGTCGACAAATAAAAAGATGGTAATTGTTTTTGTTTATAATCATTGTATTTTCTAATTCTTCACGTTCTTGAATAATTGGTTTCTCAATCTGATTTTTTTAATATGAATGGGCTTGTTTGTTCACAATCTCTTTGTGGGTATCCATTTTTTCTGATCTGAAATTCTTTTAATTGttaatattcatataaaaaattctaatttagggttttcattaaataataaaaaatccaatcttttgtttttcaatattgaataaaagagatagagGAATGCAAAAAAGACATACCTGAACCCTCCGTTGAAACCATCTTTATGAAGCAgtcaatttgatttcaactattttgatcttaataatagtttttccatCAAATGAAAAAAACCATTAAAAAAGAAGAGATCAAGAAAATTAAAAAAGGAGATGAACAGTTTTTTTAGTTAAAAGTTTgggtttaaaaaatttaattaattaaattttaattaaaaatctattttcatctcATTTAGAAATCTAAATTAACatctaaaatctagttggactgccacgtaggattaccgttagagagataacaGAACTTAActgtagagtgatcacttcgtaacaaaatagtaacataagtgactaaaacgtaacatttcaaacataaatgagtAAAATGTAAattgaggcaaacaaaagtgactatttttatagattaCCCTACAGTTAAAGATGATGAGATTTACTTGACAGATGTTACTAAAAATCAAGATGTTACTAAAAATCAAGATTTTATTTATTACTATTGGGAGCAATAATTATTATATCACAAGGGCATTGTTTTATGTCCTTCCATCATCTGcattgtaataataataatgataaattattCCATATTTCTTGTTAAGCACATCTCTTCAAATCCTCTATCCGTTTACAGATTTCGTTCTTTTCAACGAGCATCGTCGTGTCAACTAAGAGGTTCTCTCGAAAACAGTGGCATCCAAGAAGAAACTGGAAGAAAGCTAATATTGTGAGGAACCCTCCccccaacaaaaaaaaaaaaagaaacctttTTGTAGCAACTCCCACTCTAGTTTGTGCAAAAAGAGGAGGTGCATGGGCATAACAAGAGAAATCCCAAAAGAAGCAACCCACAAAGTTTTGGTGCAAGAACTGGACGATGCAATTGACTCTAAGCACTGGCTTGAGTGGTTGTGGAAGcagttttctttctttgcccatgaaTATGTGTCAATCGGCTGAAcctttatcaaaaaaaaaagttCAGAGCTTCTCTGCTTCTCTTTCCTTCTTTCGGTCTGAGCTCTAAAACTCTACTCACTGCTCTGTGTTCAGCTCTAATCAAAATCTTGAAAACTTAAAACTCGGCTAAAAAGTTCTAATCAGTTAATGACTCTGATTTCCTCTGCAAGTAAACAAAACAAACAGAAAATTCATgcgtgtagacactcaattttgcccgggcccagaaataagtccaaaaacaaaaataataaacacaaaaaaaaaaaacaaagtacaagttcagtccagaattacaaatataatttggctcgatcggaatggcccattacttgaaaagatttaaggtccatctacaagcttgactcatatggaaatataatcttcaatgatatgcaatcttagatatgatatgcaacttagatatgatacaatcttagatataattgcaatcttagatatgatatgcaatcttagaagatatgattttgtaatcttagagatttaatttgtagataccttttaatcttaactgttgatgtaattgatctgtaccgttggatttgaggaggttcaactataaatagaggtctctcccttcattgtaaacacaatagagttttgggaaacaataaaaaaattttgagagctttcactcaaatttctctccctcttacgttcttattttctacggtttattcttattttattctttgttcatctttgtttttcaacccttttattttgatttaatccatgtttccggatttttttatatattttaatttttaataattttagtatcatatcaaactctttcatttttaataatttttttagtattactcttagtaaattatttttaaattttactcaaatcattattttaaaaatatatatttcatttaattgtcatattttattcaaaagtttttctaaaatgaggcaatgttttttcgtatttaggaattcgggaaatagtgccctaacatgcagGGTTGctatttcccgtttgtctaaatgcctaaagtatccttctaaatagtttttgtaaatcacgagatgatttcagttacgagagtttaagaatatcgt
Above is a genomic segment from Gossypium arboreum isolate Shixiya-1 chromosome 8, ASM2569848v2, whole genome shotgun sequence containing:
- the LOC108463073 gene encoding uncharacterized protein LOC108463073 isoform X10 codes for the protein MRIQYAKTKFVSPKIMETLFPEKRRRNKKKKVVILWYLRFSAKRDFAVFTTVREAEIINDNSTKQIPFTGLILAGGLLTMLILWLRYRQTNQLKLTMLDAIMKSIQSAQFRLPIVRKQKVAVTILSSDATTSAGGYL
- the LOC108463073 gene encoding uncharacterized protein LOC108463073 isoform X7; translation: MVEGSQVTPKKSSLDDPRSEFPADTICQDKVCIAKNNGNFVPRKKKKKQEEKVILWYLRFSAKRDFAVFTTVREAEIINDNSTKQIPFTGLILAGGLLTMLILWLRQTNQLKLTMLDAIMKSIQSAQFRLPIVRKQKVAVTILSSDATTSAGGYL
- the LOC108463073 gene encoding uncharacterized protein LOC108463073 isoform X5; amino-acid sequence: MVEGSQVTPKKSSLDDPRSEFPADTICQDKVCIAKNNGNFVPRKKKKKQEEKVILWYLRFSAKRDFAVFTTVREAEIINDNSTKQIPFTGLILAGGLLTMLILWLRYRQTNQLKLTMLDAIMKSIQSAQFRLPIVRKQKVAVTILSSDATTSAGGYL
- the LOC108463073 gene encoding uncharacterized protein LOC108463073 isoform X11; this translates as MVEGSQVTPKKSSLDDPRSEFPADTICQDKVCIAKNNGNFVPRKKKKKQEEKVILWYLRFSAKRDFAVFTTVREAEIINDNSTKQIPFTGLILAGGLLTMLILWLRSFSVTGKPTNSN